In Kitasatospora viridis, one DNA window encodes the following:
- a CDS encoding PadR family transcriptional regulator produces the protein MSLGHTILGLLETQPRHGYDLKRAYDEQFGKARALPYGQVYATLSRLLKNGLVEVEGTEAGEGPERKRYVITDAGITDVARWLAEPEQPSSYLQSTLYTKVVLALLTGRPARELLDTQRAEHLRQMRELTQRKLAGDLADQLLCDHALFHLDADLRWLELTAARLDELARKVRG, from the coding sequence ATGTCACTCGGACACACCATCCTGGGCCTCCTGGAGACCCAGCCCCGGCACGGCTACGACCTGAAGCGTGCCTACGACGAGCAGTTCGGCAAGGCCCGGGCGCTGCCCTACGGCCAGGTGTACGCCACCCTCTCCCGGCTGCTGAAGAACGGCCTGGTCGAGGTGGAGGGCACGGAGGCCGGCGAGGGCCCGGAACGCAAGCGGTACGTGATCACCGACGCCGGGATCACCGACGTGGCCCGCTGGCTCGCCGAACCCGAGCAGCCCAGCTCCTACCTGCAGAGCACCCTGTACACCAAGGTGGTGCTGGCCCTGCTCACCGGCCGGCCGGCCCGCGAGCTGCTGGACACCCAGCGCGCCGAACACCTGCGCCAGATGCGCGAGCTGACCCAGCGCAAGCTCGCCGGCGACCTCGCCGACCAGCTGCTCTGCGACCACGCGCTGTTCCACCTGGACGCCGACCTGCGCTGGCTGGAGCTGACCGCCGCCCGCCTGGACGAGCTGGCCCGGAAGGTGCGTGGCTGA